From Lewinellaceae bacterium:
CATTTAACGACATGTCAACCAGCGAATAATAGAGGATTTCTGTAATTACATCAAACTCTGGTTCATATTCATAGATAATATGTTTATGTAATACATAATATTGGTTAGAATTTGCAGGATTTGGTAGAATCAGACAGCTTTGGGTACCGGCAGTATAGCCATATTCGCATTGAATATCATGGACTTCTCCCGGATTAAGGTTATCGCCATTTTCCATTAATTCATGGCCCGTTCCTGCAATAAAACAGCCATTCGTATAAAATAAAAGGTTACCTAAGCTATCAGATATGGTAGCGTTGCTAACAAAAATATTCATATTGGTTACCTGGTAATCAAAACTTACCGGAAGTGCATTAAAATCAGCAATTATTCCTTCGACACCAGGATACCCGGAAGTTTGATTGCTATCATACCCAAACATCCACACATAATCATGTTTCTGGCCATAAACAAAAAGAGGAAGGCCCAATAAAAAAAGAATACCTATTTTTTTCAGATTATTCTTCATGCCAAATTAAAATAAGAAGGGCGCTTTCAGCCTTTACCAGCTGAAAGCGCCTTATTTGTCTAACGAATAATGATCAGCTTTTCCGTTTTGTGGGCTATGCCCAGGCTTTTTATTGTACAGTAATAAATGCCGGATGGAAGCTGGCTGGTGTTTATGTTATACATTGTTCCTCCTGCATCTAACTCCTTATGAAGATATATCCGGCCTCGCATATCCTGTATGACAAACCAGGTACGGGACTCGACTGGCGCAGCCAGTTTCACGTTCAGTTCATCTTTTGCCGGGTTTGGGATCAGTTGAAAGCCCATAGCAATTTCCAGCCGGTGAGTAGGCGCCGGCCTTTCCTCCGGTTCGGAAGCACAACGCTCCTCATCCTCATATTTTGCTAACGGGTCAATAAGGCTGTAAAGGCTTCGGGCTTTAAATACAGCATCTCCGCCTGCCAAAGGGCATTGGCTGGCGATTGCCCAAAGGGCCGTTATCTGAGTTTCCGTAAAGGTGTCGATGCCTATGGCTATTGTTTCCAGCAACAAAGCGTTAACATCTTGTTCATTAGCTTCAAACACTTCGCTGGCTGAAATAGAATTATTGCTCAATTCCGCTTGCTCCAGAAAATCCTCCTGAGACAGTCGAATCGCCTCTATTTGATCTTTGATCTTTGATCTTGATCTTGGGCGCGATGCTAAAATGTGCCCCCTGGTATTAGGGCAAAAAAAGAAGTGGCAAGTGCCTAACTTTGCAAGTAACCAAACCAACAAAGTTAGATGGCACCTACCACAACTACGAAATTAGCAAAGATCTTTGAAAGTATCGTTTTAAGCCGGGTGGAAGAATGGCGAGAGCTCTTGTTGGCAGGCGATTTTGCCGCCTTTGAGCAGGAAGTTCAGAGTTTGTTGCGGCAACTTCACGGAGAAATCATGAGGGAGTTGCTCGGGGAGGTAGGCAGCAGCCAGGCGTTTAAAAACAAGCTTAAAGCCTTGGGGTTGAGTTTTGGGCTAAGCCGGCTAAAGTTGCGCAGCACCCGCATACAGGTTGGGACTGGGCAATGGGTTGACTACCGGAGTTATTATGCTCATGAAGTGAAGAAAGGCTACCGGGAGCCAACCGCCAGTTAAGCCATGTGTATTGGGGTTGTGTAGACAGGGCCAGCCCCAAGTACCTAAGCACAGCCTGCATGATGAGCATAACATGCCCTTCGTTTGAAATCGCCAAGCAGGTGATGGGCGAGCAGGGCATCCAAGCTGATTATAGGCGAATCAGGCGTTTAAGCGCCCATGGCGGCGCTATCGGGCGCCGCTTAGGCATATCGGCTCAATTGGACAGCCAAGAGGATATGGCCGGCATGCGGGTAGTGGTTCAAGCCGACGGGGGCCGCAGCCGGATGCGAGAGGGCAACGGCAAAACCAGCAAAAAAGGGTATCAAAAGTATAACACGCCCTGGCGCGAGCCTAAATTGATTGCTATCCATGTTTTGGATGAAAAGGGCCAAATTGCCCGTACAATACGCAAACCGTTTTATCAGGCCGCCATCCAGGACGCAAAGGCTTGCATGGAAGATTTAGTGGAAATGCTGCGGGTTCTAAAAGTGGATCAGGCTGCACAAGTCCAATTCCTGGCAGACGGGGCCAGCTTCATTTGGAAGCGTATCCGCAACGCTTTCAGGAAAGCGGGCGTGGCGGCTAAGAAGATTGTTTATACGCTGGATTATTACCATGCAGTGGAACACTTAAAAGAGCTCAGCGAGCTATTGCCGCTGGCCAAACAAGAGCGCAAGGAGCAGTTTGAAGAATGGAAATCCTGGCTTTGGGACGGCTTGGCTAATTCTATTGCCCGGGATTTCAAAAAGCGCGTCCGAAAGGCTGGATTAGAGTTGAACAAGGATATGAAAACCGCATTAAATTATTTTATCAAGCACCACGACAGGATGCAATACAAACTGTTCAAGCGGCGCAAGCTCCTGTGTGGCAGCGGGCTAGTCGAATCTGCTATCCGCAGGGTAATCAACCTCAGGTTCAAGGGGCCCAGTGCTTTTTGGTGTTCGGAAAACCTGGACAAAATGTTTCTGTTGCGTTGCGCCATGCTCTCGGGGCGGTGGCATAACTTAATGAATTCCATTGGGTTAGAAATAAAAGCCGGGGGCACATTTTAGCATCGCGCCCTTTGATCTTCGCCTTGTTGGTGCAGCCCGGCCAGGCTATCCAGCAGCGCATGATGCTTGGCAAGCAAGGCTGCGGAATCTGCCTCAATACCAAAATTGTACTGCCAGTCTACCCAGTGCAGGCTGTCCAGTTTGCTTTCGATGCGGTTGTATAAAGAATCCAGTGCCGGCCCATGGCTTTCTCCGAGGGTGAAGGCGGCATTCAGGGTACTGTCCACTATCGAAAATTCGCCGACGGTTGTATTTTCGTAATCGTCCAGGAAATCCTCTTCCCAGGATTCCAGGGCTTCTTCTCCCTTTTTCAGCAGGCGGTAGTAAAGGTGGCGTTGCCCCGCCCACTTCAAAGCTTCTTCAAATTTAGGAGATTCGAAGCTTCCATCGGCTGGCTTTTGCGATAACGTTGATTTCATAATCGATGTATCAATTTCCAGGGCAGTTTTGGAAAGGTATCTGCGCTTATGGGCTGGCTACTGCACAAGGCTTTCGAACGCTCCTGTCCTTACTTTTTTGAGGCCAAAAAAGTAACAAACCTGCTGCTCGCCAGCTCGCTGGCAGGCAGGAAACCCTTCCGCCTAACGCAGCTTCGGCTAAAACTGCCCTTCATTCCGCTGCACTCCGTAAACTCGCTTTGGCCGCTTGTCCGTTGCTTCACTTGTTTCGACAGCCCGGAGTATTCAGCCTACTCAATAGGCTTCGCCGCTCAGACAGTACGGAGTGCGGACGCTTCATTACAGGCAGTTTCTTAACGCCAAACCTGCTAAGGGCGGGTGGCGAGACTGTTCATTAAAGTGTGTCCGCCCGCAAGTTTTGAACCGCAGAGGTCGCTGAGAAGCGCGTAACTTCTCAATAAATGTCGTTTTGCTGCCAGTCCTGTAAGGACGAAAGGTCGTTGCCAGGGCCGTGAGGCCCTGGAAATGGGGCTTAGTGTTGTTTTAGTCCTGTAAGGACGAAAGGTTTTATTCTATATATTGAGAAGTTACAGAAGCGCAGGGTATTCGACTGATAGCGAGAGCTTTAGGCCTCCTCTGCGCATCCCTGCGCCCTCAGCGGTTTAATACAAAAAACACAGCGGTTTGAACAGTCCCCGGGTGGCATACAGTGGACAACCCCAGCGCGTGCCTCACAACCTGCCAACCTATTTTAGGATAAGCCATCAGCCCTCCATCTGTTGCAAACTCACCCTCTCACTTTCTCACTCTCTCACCTACTTACCACCAACTTCCCCCCCTTCACCACCTCCCCTCCTAAAAACACACTATAAAAATATAAGCCCGGGGGCATCCCTCCCACCTCCAGCCGAAACTCCCTACTACCCGCTTCCAGCACCTCCTCCAGCGCCACCTGCCCCAGCCCATTGTACAACACCACCCGCCCGGGCCGCCGCAGGGCCTGCTCGAACACTACCTTGAAATAACCGGGCGCCGGGTTGGGGAAAACGTAGGCTTTTTGGCGGATGGGCAGAGCTTCTTCTTCAGTGGAAACGACCGGCTCGCAGGGCGGGGGCGGAGTTTCTCCTTCCACCAGGGGGCCGAGGCGGTAGTTGGGGAAGTGGGGGAGGGAGCGGCCTTCATTAAAAGGAAGCTGTACAGCATGTTGCTCAAAATTGCAAGCCAGGCCGGGCTCGTCCGGGTTATGGATGACGTGTAATACGTCAACGGTGGAAAAGGAGTTGATATATATTTTGCAATCAGGGGCCAGTTGAGCATTGTGAAACGTTGTCGGAAATGGGGATTGAAACCCATCGTAGATGCCAACAATTTCGCCAGATGAAAAAATATCTTCTGCTTCCAAATCAAATTGAAACAGTGTATCCTTTGTTGAAACATACAGGTACCGGGAATCGGGAGAGACTGCCACACCACTGCCTACACTTTCACCTTCAACAGGTAGGAGGTTGAATTCACTCAAAATTCCAGTTTGGCGGTCAAAATTGAACATAAAAACCCCATCTGGAGCACTGTATCTGGCAAATTTTGCTCCATCAGCGGAAAAAACTGCCTGGCCACCACCTGAACCGCTCTGACTAGATTCCGTGCCTATTTCTTGAGTGCCAAAATAATTAATTCCCAAATCTGTTAGCAAAAGTTTGTAATACTTATTTGAGTGGTCAGCAGCAGTTACTACCCACCAATCTTTTCCATTAGCATGTTTGACGGCTGTAAGCTGGCCGTACGTTAATCGCTCCTGAATAAGAGGCACATTTTTTTGAATGATACTCCCTTTTCCTCCGTTTAACGACATGTCAATCAACGAATAATAGAGGATATCCGTAACAACGTCAAATTCGGGTTCATATTCATAGATTATATGCTTGTGCAATAAATAATATTGAAAGGAGTTTCCTGGATTCGGTAATATCAGGCAACTTTGGGTGCCGGCAGTATACCCATACTCACATTGGATATCATGCACTTCCCCCGGATTAAGGTTATCGCCATTTTCCATTAATTCATGGCCTGCTCCAGCAATAAAACAACCATTCGTATAAAATAAAAAGTTACCTAAACTATCTGAAATAGTTGCATTGCTTGATAGAATATTCATATTGGTAACCTCGTAGTCAAAAGAAGGAGGCAAGATATTGAAATTTACCTTGATGCCTTCAACGCCTGGATATTCAGATGTAGCATTACTGTTATATCCTAACATCCATATATAATCATGCTTCTGTCCAAAGCAAAGA
This genomic window contains:
- a CDS encoding T9SS type A sorting domain-containing protein, translated to MLVWLLAKLGTCHFFFCPNTRGHILASRPRSRSKIKDQIEAIRLSQEDFLEQAELSNNSISASEVFEANEQDVNALLLETIAIGIDTFTETQITALWAIASQCPLAGGDAVFKARSLYSLIDPLAKYEDEERCASEPEERPAPTHRLEIAMGFQLIPNPAKDELNVKLAAPVESRTWFVIQDMRGRIYLHKELDAGGTMYNINTSQLPSGIYYCTIKSLGIAHKTEKLIIIR
- a CDS encoding T9SS type A sorting domain-containing protein, yielding MNYIGIKYLTIFLALPFLCFGQKHDYIWMLGYNSNATSEYPGVEGIKVNFNILPPSFDYEVTNMNILSSNATISDSLGNFLFYTNGCFIAGAGHELMENGDNLNPGEVHDIQCEYGYTAGTQSCLILPNPGNSFQYYLLHKHIIYEYEPEFDVVTDILYYSLIDMSLNGGKGSIIQKNVPLIQERLTYGQLTAVKHANGKDWWVVTAADHSNKYYKLLLTDLGINYFGTQEIGTESSQSGSGGGQAVFSADGAKFARYSAPDGVFMFNFDRQTGILSEFNLLPVEGESVGSGVAVSPDSRYLYVSTKDTLFQFDLEAEDIFSSGEIVGIYDGFQSPFPTTFHNAQLAPDCKIYINSFSTVDVLHVIHNPDEPGLACNFEQHAVQLPFNEGRSLPHFPNYRLGPLVEGETPPPPCEPVVSTEEEALPIRQKAYVFPNPAPGYFKVVFEQALRRPGRVVLYNGLGQVALEEVLEAGSREFRLEVGGMPPGLYFYSVFLGGEVVKGGKLVVSR